One Ancylobacter novellus DSM 506 genomic window, TCCACCTCCATGGTCTTCGCCTCGCCCCTCGTCTGGGAAACCAAGCGCGACCGCGCGCTGATCGTCGCCTTCGCGCTGGCCGAGTTGCTGGTGCGCGGCGGCGAGCGCGTCGGCATCCCCGGCATCATGAACCCCTCCGCCTCGCGCCGCATCGTCGAGAAGATGGCCGAGGCGCTGGTGCACGCCCCGAGCCTGCCGCAGAGCCTGCCGCCCACCTTCTCGCCCTCGCCGCTGGCCGAGGTGGTGGTGCTCGGCGACCTGTGGAGCCCGACCAAGGATGTGGTGGCGAGCCTGATCGGCCTCTCCGCCTCCGGCGCCCACGGCCATGTCGTGCAGGTCTGCGACCCCGCTGAGGAGACCTTCCCCTATTCCGGCCGCGTCGAGTTCCGCGAGCCCGAAAGCGGGCTGATGCTCACCATCGGCCGGGCCGAGACGGTGCGCGAGGAATATGTCGAGCGCGTCGCCACCCATCGCGCCATCATCCGCCGCGAGGCGGAGCGGCGGACCTGGAGCTTCCTCATCCACCGCACCGACCGGCCGGCCAGCGAATTGCTGCTGGCGCTGCACGCGCGCATGAGCGGCGGCCACGGCGCCGTGGCCCCGAGCGAGGGCGGCGTCACCGGCGAGACCAGACGCGACGAATCGGAGCACGCGGCATGACGGGTTTCCTCGGCCTGCCGCTCGCCTTCACCACGCCGCTGCTGCTGGCGGCCCTCGCCGGCCTGCCGCTGCTGTGGTTCCTGCTGCGTCTCGTGCCGCCGCGCCCACGCCGCATCGCCTTCGCGCCGACGCGGCTGCTGCTCGACATCCCGCCGAAGGAGGAGACGCCGGCGCGCACGCCCTGGTGGCTCACCGCGCTGCGTATGCTGCTCGCCGCCATCATCATCTTCGCCGCCGCCGGACCGATCTGGAACCCGCCGGTCGCCGGCCCGGCCGCTTCCGGCCCGGTGGTGCTGCTGATCGATTCCGGCTGGCCCTCCGCTGCCAGCTGGGCCGCGCGCCGCGCCAGCGCCGAGGGCATCGTCGCCGACGCCGACATTGCCGGGCGCGGCATCGTGCTCATCCCGACCGGCGACCCGCCGCTGGAGCCGCAGGTGATGCGGGCGACCGAGGCGCGCGAGCGCCTGCGCACCCTCGCCCCGGTGCCGCACATGCCGGAGCGCGCGCAGGCGCTCTCCAGCCTCTCCAAGGCGCTCGCCGCCGCGCCGGAGGCCTCCGTCATCTATCTCTCCGACGGCGTGGCGCTGGAGGGCGGCGAAGGCGTACCCGCCGACATCGCGAACGCCGTCGGCAACCGCCCGCTGACCACGCTGGTCGACGGCGTCGAGGAGCCCCTGGCGCTCACCGCCGCCGACAACGCGGTGGACGCGCTCACCGTCAAGGTCATCCGCGCGGACCGCAACACGCTCTCGCGCGCGGGCACGGTGCGCGCGCTCGACATGCGCGGCCTGCCGCTCGGCGACGCCGCCTTCAGCTTCGAACCGGGTGCCCGCGAGACCGAGGCGCGCTTCGACCTGCCGGTCGAGATCCGCAACGAGGTGGCGCGGCTGGAGATCGTCGACGAAGCCTCCGCCGGCGCGGTGGCGCTGCTCGACAAGCGCTGGCGCCGGCGCACGGTCGGCATGGTCTCCGGCACCACCGCCGACCAGCGCCAGCCGCTGCTGGCGCCGTCCTACTACCTCACCCGCGCGCTCGGCCCCTTCGCCGACATCCGCACCGGCGAAGGCGCCGGCTCCAGCGAGGCGGTGGACCGCTTCATCGACCAGAAACTGCCCGTCATCATCCTCTCCGACGTCGGCACGCTGCAGCCGGAGACGCAGGCGCGGCTCGCGCGCTGGATCGAGGGCGGCGGCGTGCTCATCCGCTTCGCCGGCCCCCGCCTCGCCAACGGCTCGGACGATCTCGTGCCGGTGACGCTCAGGCGCGGCGGGCGCGTGCTCGGCGGCTCGCTGTCCTGGGAACAGCCGCAGTCGCTCGGCAGCTTCTCGTCCGACGGGCCGTTCCGCGACGTGCCGGTGCCGAACGACGTCACCGTCCAGCGTCAGGTCCTGGCCGAGCCGGACGGGTTGCTCGCCTCGCGCACCTGGGCGACGCTGTCGGACGGCACGCCGCTCGTCACCGGCGAGCGGCGCGGCGCCGGGACGCTGGTGCTGTTCCACGTCACCGCCGACACCTCCTGGTCGAACCTGCCGATCTCCGGCGCCTTCGTCGACATGCTGCGCCGGGTGGTGGCGCTCGGCGGCGCCAGCGCGGCCGAGATCGCCGCCGACCAGAACGGCGCGGCGGCCACCAATGGCGAGACCGTCGCCCCGAGCCGCCTGCTCGACGGGTTCGGCGCCTTCCGCCCGACCACCCCGACCGCCAGGGCCATCCCGGTCGGCTTCAACGGCCGCGCCAGCGCCGACCACCCACCGGGCTTCTACGGCCCGCCGGAAGGGCTGGTGGCGGTCAACGCCCTCTTGCCGCGCGACCGCCTCGCCGCGCTCGACCTTTCCGGCCTCGGCCGCGTCGAGCCCTATCGCGACGCCACGCCGCGCGACCTGCGCGCGCCGCTGCTGCTGGCGCTGCTCGCCCTCATCCTGGTCGACGCCATGATCGTGTTCCTGCTCGCCGGCGGCTTCTCGCGGCTCACCGCCCGCCGCGCCGCGGGCGCCGCCACGCTGCTGCTCGCGCTCGGCCTCGCCGCCGCGCTGCCCGTGCCGCCGGCGCATGCCCAGCCGAAGCCGCTGGCGCAGGCCGCGACACCCGCCCCGCCGGCTGGCGCGCCGCCGGCCGCCGCCCAGAAGCCGATGACGCCGGCCGTGGCCGACTTCGCCATCCAGGCCACCAGCGCCACGCGCCTTGCTTATGTCGTCACCGGCGACGCGGAGACCGACGAGGTCAGCCGCGCCGGCCTCAAGGGCCTGACCAATTTCCTCAGCGAACGCACCGCGCTGGAAGCCGGCGAGCCGATGGGCGTCGACATCTCGCGCGACGAGCTCTCCTTCTTCCCGCTGCTCTACTGGCCGATCGTCCCCGGCGCCGCCCAGCCGAGCCGCGAGACGCTGGCGCGCATCGACGCCTTCATGAAGCAGGGCGGCACCATCGTCTTCGACACCCGCGACGCCGAGACCACCCTGCCCGGCTCGAACGGCGCGGGATCGCCGGCCAACGACACGCTGCGCGCCATCCTCGGCGGGCTCGACATCCCCGAGCTGGAGCCGGTGCCGCGCGATCACGTCCTGACCAAGGCGTTCTACCTGCTGCGCGACTTCCCCGGCCGCTTCACCGGCGGCACCACCTGGGTGGAGGCGCTGCCCGCGCCCGAGGATGGCGAGGAGCGCCCGGCCCGCGCCGGCGACGGCGTCTCGCCGGTGATCATCACCTCCAACGACCTCGCCGGCGCCTGGGCGGCCGACGATGATGGCCAGCCGCTGCTGCCCGTCTCCGGCGGCGGCCAGCGCCAGCGCGAACTCGCCTACCGCGCCGGCGCCAACCTCGTCATGTATGTGCTGACCGGCAACTACAAGGCCGATCAGGTCCACGTCCCGGCGCTGCTTGAGAGGCTCGGCCAATGAATCTCGGCCTCGCCTTCGATCCGCTCATCCCGCTGCCCTGGCTGATCGCCGCGGCGGTCGTCGCCGCCGCAGTGGCGCTGCTCGTCATCGTCTCGCGCACCCGCGGCTCGCTCCTGCGCGCGCTCGCCATCGCCCTCGCCTTGCTGGCGCTCGCCAACCCTTCGCTGACCCGCGAGGAGCGCGAGCCGCTCTCCACCGTCGTCGCGGTCGTGGTCGACAAGAGCGCCAGCCAGCAATTCGGCGACCGGACGCAGATGACCGACGCCGCCCGCGCCGAGCTCGAGACCCGCCTCGCCCGCCTCAAGGAGCAGGGCGCGGAGATCCGTTTCATCGATGCCGGCGGCGGCGCCGGCGAGGTGGACGGCACCCGCCTGTTCACCGCGCTCTCCGCCGGCCTCGCCGACGTGCCGCCCGAGCGGGTGGCCGGCGCCATCTTCATCACCGATGGGCGCGTCCACGACATCCCCGCGACCGTCGCCGCGCTCGGCTTCCGCGCGCCGGTGCACGCCATCATCTCCGGCCGCGAGGGGGAGCGCGACCGCCGCGTGGCGCTGACCTCCACGCCGCGCTTCGGCATCGTCGGCCAGCGCCAGACGGTCGGCTACCGCGTCGAGGACGAGGGCGCGCCGGCCGGCGCGCGCGTCTCCGTCACCGTGCGCCGTGACGGCGAGGTGGTGGCCCGGCCCATCGTCACCGCCGGCCAGCCGGCCAGTGTCGATGTCGAGATCACCCATGCGGGGGCCAACATCGTCGAGATCGAGGCCGCCGGCCTCGACGGCGAGCTCACCCCGGTCAACAACCGCGCGGCGCTCTCCATCGACGGTGTGCGCGACAAGCTGCGCGTGCTGCTGGTCTCCGGCGAGCCGCATGTCGGCGAGCGCACCTGGCGCAACCTGCTGAAGTCGGACGCCAACGTCGACCTCGTCCACTTCACCATCCTGCGCCCGCCGGAGAAGCAGGACGGCACGCCGATCAACGAATTGTCGCTCATCGCCTTCCCGACGCGCGAGCTGTTCCAGCAGAAGATCAAGGATTTCGACCTGATCATCTTCGACCGCTACGCCCAGCAGGGCGTGCTGCCGATGATCTATTTCGACAACATCGTGCGCTATGTGGAGGAAGGCGGCGCGCTTCTGGTCGCCGCTGGCACCGACTACATCTCCGACGGCTCGGTCTACTACACCCCGCTCGACGCCATCCTGCCGGCCGCGCCTACCGGCCAGATGACCGAGACGCCCTACCGCGCACGCCTGACCGAGGCCGGTCAGCGCCATCCGGTCACCCGCGCCCTCCCCGGCTCGCAGAGCGATCCGCCGGCCTGGTCGCGCTTCTTCCGCATCATCGACGCCAAGGACGTGCACGGCACCAGCGTGATGGACGGGCCGGACGGCAAGCCGGCGGTGCTGCTCGACCGCGTCGGCGAGGGCCGCGTGGCGCTGCTGCTGTCCGACCAGTTCTGGCTGTGGGCGCGCGGCTTCGAGGGCGGCGGGCCGCATATCGACCTGCTGCGCCGGCTCTCGCACTGGCTGATGAAGGAGCCCGACCTCGAGGAGGAGCGGCTCAAGATGACGGCCCATGGCGGCGACATCGTCGTCGAGCGCCAGACCATGGGCGATGCGGTGCCGCCGGTGACCATCACCACCCCGACCGGCCAGACCCGCAGCGTCACGCTCGCCTCCGCCGCGCCGGGCCTGTTCCGCACCACCTTCCCGGCCGACATGCTCGGCCTGTGGCGGGCGAGCGACGGCACCCATACGGCGCTGGTCAATGTCGGCCCGCTCAACCCGCGCGAATTCGCCGAGGTGACCTCGACCACCGAGGTGCTGCGCCCGACCGTGACCGCCACCGGCGGCGGGGTGTGGCGCATGGCCGACCTCTCCGGCGGCGTGCCGCGCGTGGTCGCGGTGCGCTCGGGCGAGCGCTTCGCCGGCGAGGACTGGATGGGCCTCGCCATGCGCGACGTCTCGGTGGTGCGCGGCCTCGGCCTGTTCCCGCTCTTCGCCGGGCTGTCGGGCCTCTTGATCCTGCTCGCCGGCGTCGCCGCCGCCTGGGCCCGCGAGGGCCGCTGACCCTCGCCTGCGACCAAGGTCGGGGGCACTCTCCCGTCCTTGTGACCTCGGCTATTTCCCGCCTGCCCTAGTTTCTTCCGGCATTCGCGGCGACGCGACGTTGGCGCGCGTCCCCCGCCATCCGAAACAGGAGACCCGAGCCGGTGAAATCCGTCCGTCTGTGCTTGTCCGCCGCCCTTCTCTGCTTCAGCACCTTCGCCATCGCCGACACACCACAGACCTACGGCCCGCAGCTCGAAGGCTTCGACTATCCCTATCCGCTGAAACGCTTCGACTTCACCTCGCAGGGCAAGCCGATGTCGATGGCCTATATGGACATCGCCCCGGGCGGCACGGCGAACGGGCGCACCGCAGTGCTGCTGCACGGCAAGAATTTTTGCGGCGCCACCTGGGAAGGCACGATCAAGGTGCTGAGCGCCGCCGGCTTCCGCGTCGTGGTGCCGGACCAGATCGGCTTCTGCGCCTCGACCAAACCGGAAGCCTACCAGTTCAGCTTCCACCAGCTCGCCGACAACACTAACAGGCTGCTCGCCTCGCTCGACATCGGCAAGGCGACCGTCATCGGCCATTCCATGGGCGGCATGCTGGCGGCGCGCTACGCGCTCAGCTTCCCCGACGCGACCGAGAAGCTGGTGATGGTCGACCCGCTCGGGCTGGAGGACTGGAAGGCCAAGGGCGTGCCCTACGCCACGATCGACCAGCTCCACCAGCAGGAGCTCAAGACCAGCGCCGATTCCATCAAGGCCTATCAGCTGAAGTTCTACTACAACGGCCAGTGGAAGCCGGAATATGACCGCTGGGTCGCCATGGCCGCCGGCCTCTATGGCGGGCCGGGCAAGGAGATCGTCGCCCGCAACCAGGCGCAGACCTCCGACATGATCTACACCCAGCCGGTGCTCTACGAGTTCGGCGCCATCCGCGTGCCGACGCTGCTCATGGTCGGCGCCCTCGACAGGACCGCGCCCGGCGCCAATCGCGCCGCGCCGGAGGTGGCGAAGACGCTGGGCGACTATGCCGAGCTCGGCAAGCAGACGGCGAAGGCGATCCCCGGCGCCCGGCTGATCGAGTTCGGGAAGCTCGGCCACTCGCCGCAGATCGAGGCGCCGGAGGAATTCCACAAGGCGCTGATGGAAGCCCTATAGGCCTCTGGCGGTGGGACCCGCGGCCG contains:
- a CDS encoding membrane protein, which codes for MNLGLAFDPLIPLPWLIAAAVVAAAVALLVIVSRTRGSLLRALAIALALLALANPSLTREEREPLSTVVAVVVDKSASQQFGDRTQMTDAARAELETRLARLKEQGAEIRFIDAGGGAGEVDGTRLFTALSAGLADVPPERVAGAIFITDGRVHDIPATVAALGFRAPVHAIISGREGERDRRVALTSTPRFGIVGQRQTVGYRVEDEGAPAGARVSVTVRRDGEVVARPIVTAGQPASVDVEITHAGANIVEIEAAGLDGELTPVNNRAALSIDGVRDKLRVLLVSGEPHVGERTWRNLLKSDANVDLVHFTILRPPEKQDGTPINELSLIAFPTRELFQQKIKDFDLIIFDRYAQQGVLPMIYFDNIVRYVEEGGALLVAAGTDYISDGSVYYTPLDAILPAAPTGQMTETPYRARLTEAGQRHPVTRALPGSQSDPPAWSRFFRIIDAKDVHGTSVMDGPDGKPAVLLDRVGEGRVALLLSDQFWLWARGFEGGGPHIDLLRRLSHWLMKEPDLEEERLKMTAHGGDIVVERQTMGDAVPPVTITTPTGQTRSVTLASAAPGLFRTTFPADMLGLWRASDGTHTALVNVGPLNPREFAEVTSTTEVLRPTVTATGGGVWRMADLSGGVPRVVAVRSGERFAGEDWMGLAMRDVSVVRGLGLFPLFAGLSGLLILLAGVAAAWAREGR
- a CDS encoding alpha/beta fold hydrolase, producing the protein MKSVRLCLSAALLCFSTFAIADTPQTYGPQLEGFDYPYPLKRFDFTSQGKPMSMAYMDIAPGGTANGRTAVLLHGKNFCGATWEGTIKVLSAAGFRVVVPDQIGFCASTKPEAYQFSFHQLADNTNRLLASLDIGKATVIGHSMGGMLAARYALSFPDATEKLVMVDPLGLEDWKAKGVPYATIDQLHQQELKTSADSIKAYQLKFYYNGQWKPEYDRWVAMAAGLYGGPGKEIVARNQAQTSDMIYTQPVLYEFGAIRVPTLLMVGALDRTAPGANRAAPEVAKTLGDYAELGKQTAKAIPGARLIEFGKLGHSPQIEAPEEFHKALMEAL
- a CDS encoding DUF58 domain-containing protein, yielding MEFDADTAVRSAAQDAAGLVAAMPRLVLEARKIAASVYHGLHGRRRAGSGENFWQYRRFMDGEPSNRVDWRRSARDDHLYVREREWEAAHTVWIWPDLSTSMVFASPLVWETKRDRALIVAFALAELLVRGGERVGIPGIMNPSASRRIVEKMAEALVHAPSLPQSLPPTFSPSPLAEVVVLGDLWSPTKDVVASLIGLSASGAHGHVVQVCDPAEETFPYSGRVEFREPESGLMLTIGRAETVREEYVERVATHRAIIRREAERRTWSFLIHRTDRPASELLLALHARMSGGHGAVAPSEGGVTGETRRDESEHAA
- a CDS encoding DUF4159 domain-containing protein, which encodes MTGFLGLPLAFTTPLLLAALAGLPLLWFLLRLVPPRPRRIAFAPTRLLLDIPPKEETPARTPWWLTALRMLLAAIIIFAAAGPIWNPPVAGPAASGPVVLLIDSGWPSAASWAARRASAEGIVADADIAGRGIVLIPTGDPPLEPQVMRATEARERLRTLAPVPHMPERAQALSSLSKALAAAPEASVIYLSDGVALEGGEGVPADIANAVGNRPLTTLVDGVEEPLALTAADNAVDALTVKVIRADRNTLSRAGTVRALDMRGLPLGDAAFSFEPGARETEARFDLPVEIRNEVARLEIVDEASAGAVALLDKRWRRRTVGMVSGTTADQRQPLLAPSYYLTRALGPFADIRTGEGAGSSEAVDRFIDQKLPVIILSDVGTLQPETQARLARWIEGGGVLIRFAGPRLANGSDDLVPVTLRRGGRVLGGSLSWEQPQSLGSFSSDGPFRDVPVPNDVTVQRQVLAEPDGLLASRTWATLSDGTPLVTGERRGAGTLVLFHVTADTSWSNLPISGAFVDMLRRVVALGGASAAEIAADQNGAAATNGETVAPSRLLDGFGAFRPTTPTARAIPVGFNGRASADHPPGFYGPPEGLVAVNALLPRDRLAALDLSGLGRVEPYRDATPRDLRAPLLLALLALILVDAMIVFLLAGGFSRLTARRAAGAATLLLALGLAAALPVPPAHAQPKPLAQAATPAPPAGAPPAAAQKPMTPAVADFAIQATSATRLAYVVTGDAETDEVSRAGLKGLTNFLSERTALEAGEPMGVDISRDELSFFPLLYWPIVPGAAQPSRETLARIDAFMKQGGTIVFDTRDAETTLPGSNGAGSPANDTLRAILGGLDIPELEPVPRDHVLTKAFYLLRDFPGRFTGGTTWVEALPAPEDGEERPARAGDGVSPVIITSNDLAGAWAADDDGQPLLPVSGGGQRQRELAYRAGANLVMYVLTGNYKADQVHVPALLERLGQ